From one Luteipulveratus mongoliensis genomic stretch:
- a CDS encoding sugar transferase, whose translation MTNRNQETVTMQLSAQGRRVAKRVLKSRRFKRGFDLSVAVPALVVSAPIQLAVAVAVRRRMGGQVLFRQTRPGLDGKPFEMVKFRTMLDVDEAKGLVTDEQRMTPLGATLRATSLDELPALWNVVKGDMSLVGPRPLLVRYLDRYSAEQARRHEVKPGLTGLAQVSGRNTISWDDRLALDVEYVKNRNLALDMQLIWRTVSPVLRRDGIAEDGSVTMTEFFGPSGQAKTIDIEAGRVSEASVA comes from the coding sequence ATGACCAACCGCAACCAGGAGACCGTCACGATGCAGCTCAGTGCCCAGGGACGCCGCGTAGCCAAGCGGGTCCTGAAGTCGCGCCGCTTCAAGCGAGGCTTCGACCTGTCGGTCGCCGTGCCCGCACTCGTCGTCAGTGCGCCCATCCAGCTGGCCGTGGCGGTGGCCGTACGCCGGCGCATGGGCGGTCAGGTGCTGTTCCGTCAGACGCGTCCCGGCTTGGACGGCAAGCCGTTCGAGATGGTGAAGTTCCGCACGATGCTCGACGTTGACGAGGCCAAGGGGCTCGTCACCGACGAGCAGCGGATGACGCCGCTGGGTGCCACGCTGCGGGCGACCAGCCTCGATGAGCTCCCCGCCCTCTGGAACGTCGTGAAGGGCGACATGTCGCTGGTCGGCCCGCGACCGCTGCTGGTGCGCTACCTCGACCGCTACTCCGCCGAGCAGGCTCGTCGGCACGAGGTGAAGCCGGGCCTCACCGGTCTCGCCCAGGTGTCCGGACGCAACACGATCTCGTGGGACGACCGACTCGCGCTGGACGTCGAGTACGTCAAGAACCGCAACCTCGCGCTCGACATGCAGCTCATCTGGCGGACCGTCTCCCCCGTGCTGCGCCGCGACGGCATCGCCGAGGACGGCAGCGTCACCATGACCGAGTTCTTCGGACCCTCCGGTCAGGCGAAGACCATCGACATCGAGGCCGGCCGGGTCTCCGAGGCCTCTGTGGCATGA
- a CDS encoding DegT/DnrJ/EryC1/StrS family aminotransferase: MTAPRIHLSKAHVTEVEEELVLEALRSGWVAPLGPMVDRFEAEIAERVGVASALALASGTAALHLALLHHGAGPETVVVLPSMTFAASANAVLYTGAQPVFVDSQASDANLDVDQVLQAVDTLQVEGKTVACVMSVDLFGRSADYSRLEPALAKRGVALVEDAAEALGASHAGRAAGSFGSAAALSFNGNKIMTTSGGGMLISDDTDLVDRARYLSTQARQPAPWYEHTEMGFNYRMSNILAALGVGQLSRLDEMIARRRAHRQAYADTLGRLPGVRLLGRTDGDTDVDDNCWLTCIVLDPAEVSVSADDVVAALDAQQIEARHLWKPMHLQPLYERGRMFGGKQSETLFVYGVTLPSGSELSDSDVERVIEATTAAVSAA, from the coding sequence GTGACAGCCCCCCGCATCCACCTGTCGAAAGCGCACGTCACCGAGGTCGAGGAAGAGCTGGTCCTGGAGGCGCTGCGGTCCGGCTGGGTCGCGCCACTGGGTCCGATGGTCGACCGCTTCGAGGCGGAGATCGCCGAGCGGGTCGGTGTCGCCTCCGCGCTCGCCCTCGCCTCGGGCACGGCCGCGCTGCACCTCGCACTGCTGCACCACGGTGCCGGCCCCGAGACCGTGGTCGTGCTGCCGTCGATGACGTTCGCGGCATCGGCCAACGCCGTGCTCTACACCGGCGCTCAGCCGGTGTTCGTCGACTCGCAGGCCTCGGACGCCAACCTCGACGTCGACCAGGTACTCCAGGCCGTCGACACTCTCCAGGTCGAGGGCAAGACCGTCGCGTGCGTGATGTCGGTCGACCTGTTCGGTCGTAGTGCGGACTACTCCCGGCTCGAGCCGGCGCTGGCCAAGCGCGGCGTCGCCCTGGTGGAGGACGCCGCTGAGGCGCTCGGTGCCTCGCACGCCGGTCGGGCCGCAGGCTCGTTCGGCAGCGCGGCCGCCCTGTCGTTCAACGGCAACAAGATCATGACCACCTCCGGCGGCGGCATGCTGATCAGCGACGACACCGACCTGGTCGACCGCGCGCGCTACCTGTCGACGCAGGCGCGCCAGCCGGCGCCCTGGTACGAGCACACCGAGATGGGCTTCAACTACCGGATGTCCAACATCCTGGCGGCTCTCGGGGTCGGCCAGCTGTCACGGCTGGACGAGATGATCGCCCGCCGACGCGCACACCGGCAGGCCTACGCCGACACGCTCGGGCGGCTGCCCGGCGTACGACTGCTCGGCCGCACCGATGGCGACACCGACGTCGACGACAACTGCTGGCTGACCTGCATCGTGCTCGACCCGGCCGAGGTGTCGGTCAGCGCCGACGACGTGGTGGCCGCGCTGGATGCCCAGCAGATCGAGGCCCGCCATCTCTGGAAGCCGATGCACCTCCAGCCGCTCTACGAGCGGGGCCGGATGTTCGGCGGCAAGCAGTCGGAGACGTTGTTCGTCTACGGCGTGACGCTGCCGAGCGGGTCCGAGCTGTCGGACAGCGACGTCGAGCGCGTCATCGAAGCCACGACCGCAGCAGTGAGTGCAGCATGA
- a CDS encoding polysaccharide biosynthesis protein encodes MTRRERLVQGVWAAVDAAIVALATYVAAWLRFDLHVTHINSWPIAQFAAVACVVHLVGGVVLGPYRVGHQRGSFEETADIGRVAVFSAVTLSAIVLLTPWLDVPRSLPIAVPAFAVVGMFTLRFVVRSYRWGRTTSRDEDHKIIVFGAGEGGRQLIRAIQRDQHAPYAPVALLDDDPRKRRLKIDGVPVRGDRSRLASLAESSGARSLVIAMPSADADLVRDLSHEARRAGLEVLILPTVQELIGSPRGQDLRQLNLEDLLGRRRIRLDENAIADSISGKTVLVTGAGGSIGAELCRQIARFGPKRLLLLDRDESALHAAQMSLTGRALLDDGTLALVDIRDLDALRVLFQREKPDLVFHAAALKHLTLLEQFPLEGWKTNVLGTRNVLQAAYESGVETFVNISTDKAANPSCVLGYSKRLAERLTADFAHRGKGTFVSVRFGNVLGSRGSVISAFTSQIERGGPITVTHPEVERYFMLIPEACQLVLQASAIGQDGNVMVLEMGEPVKIVEVARTLIELSGKPGIEIVYTGLRPGEKLTEELFIPGEQINRSIHPQVNYVGVPSITPHQVLTAHPHDHESAHAWMRDEATADRPSPRLPDVELAEVRAAYGVRVKEQA; translated from the coding sequence ATGACGCGTCGGGAGCGTCTGGTCCAAGGTGTTTGGGCTGCCGTCGATGCAGCCATCGTGGCCCTCGCGACCTACGTCGCCGCGTGGCTTCGATTCGACCTCCATGTCACGCACATCAACAGCTGGCCGATCGCCCAGTTCGCGGCGGTCGCCTGCGTGGTCCACCTGGTGGGCGGTGTCGTCCTCGGTCCCTATCGCGTTGGACACCAACGTGGTTCGTTCGAGGAGACCGCCGACATCGGCCGGGTCGCGGTGTTCAGCGCGGTCACGCTCAGCGCCATCGTGCTGCTGACGCCGTGGCTCGATGTGCCGCGCAGCCTGCCGATCGCGGTGCCGGCGTTCGCCGTCGTCGGGATGTTCACGCTGCGGTTCGTCGTGCGCTCCTATCGCTGGGGCCGGACCACCAGCCGCGACGAGGACCACAAGATCATCGTGTTCGGTGCGGGTGAGGGTGGCCGCCAGCTGATCCGCGCCATCCAGCGCGACCAGCACGCGCCGTACGCTCCCGTCGCCCTCCTGGACGACGACCCGCGCAAGCGTCGTCTCAAGATCGACGGCGTGCCGGTCCGCGGTGACCGCAGCCGGCTCGCGTCGCTCGCCGAGAGCAGTGGTGCTCGGTCCCTCGTGATCGCGATGCCGAGCGCCGACGCCGACCTCGTCCGCGACCTCAGCCACGAGGCGCGGCGCGCCGGCCTCGAGGTGCTGATCCTGCCGACCGTGCAAGAGCTGATCGGTAGCCCGCGTGGCCAGGACCTGCGCCAGCTCAACCTCGAAGACCTCCTCGGCCGTCGCCGAATCCGCTTGGACGAGAACGCTATTGCCGACTCGATCTCCGGCAAGACCGTTCTGGTGACTGGTGCCGGCGGCTCCATCGGCGCCGAGCTGTGCCGCCAGATCGCCCGCTTCGGTCCCAAACGGCTGCTGCTGCTCGACCGCGACGAGTCCGCACTGCACGCCGCTCAGATGAGCCTCACCGGCCGCGCGCTGTTGGACGACGGCACGCTCGCCCTCGTCGACATCCGCGACCTGGACGCGCTGCGGGTGCTGTTCCAGCGCGAGAAGCCCGACCTGGTGTTCCACGCGGCCGCGCTCAAGCACCTCACCCTGCTGGAGCAGTTCCCGCTCGAGGGCTGGAAGACCAACGTGCTGGGCACTCGCAACGTCCTGCAGGCGGCGTACGAGTCGGGTGTCGAGACGTTCGTCAACATCTCGACCGACAAGGCCGCCAACCCCAGCTGTGTGCTCGGCTACAGCAAGCGGCTCGCCGAGCGGCTCACGGCCGACTTCGCCCACCGCGGCAAGGGCACCTTCGTCAGCGTCCGCTTCGGCAACGTGCTGGGCTCGCGCGGGTCGGTCATCTCCGCCTTCACCTCGCAGATCGAGCGCGGCGGCCCGATCACCGTCACCCACCCCGAGGTCGAGCGCTACTTCATGCTGATCCCCGAGGCGTGCCAGCTGGTCCTGCAGGCCTCGGCCATCGGGCAGGACGGCAACGTCATGGTCCTGGAGATGGGCGAGCCGGTAAAGATCGTCGAGGTCGCCCGCACGCTGATCGAGCTGTCCGGCAAGCCCGGCATCGAGATCGTCTACACCGGGCTACGACCGGGCGAGAAGCTCACGGAGGAGCTGTTCATCCCTGGCGAGCAGATCAACCGGTCGATCCACCCGCAGGTCAACTACGTCGGCGTCCCGTCGATCACGCCGCACCAGGTGCTGACGGCACACCCGCACGACCACGAGTCCGCCCACGCCTGGATGCGTGACGAGGCCACTGCCGACCGGCCCTCGCCGCGTCTGCCTGACGTCGAGCTGGCAGAGGTTCGGGCCGCCTACGGCGTACGCGTGAAGGAGCAGGCGTGA
- a CDS encoding polysaccharide biosynthesis tyrosine autokinase codes for MDLQSYARILRKRWRIIPAVALLVVALATLLTVLTPKTYQSNIQFFVSTSDSSDSAQLAQGSTFTQQRVKSYTELLKTPKVLGPVVQQLKLPLTPTQLAAHVSTNIPVDTVLIDVSITDRSAARAKAIAKSVSEQFPKTVQDLERVKADSPSPVKVTVVKDPQASPGAVSPRPVRNIALALMLGLLLGVAVAILRHILDSRVRTKEDIEELTDVTVIGGIPYDSEASSQPLIVQADPQSGRAEAFRSLRTNLQFVDVANHPRTIVVTSSLAGEGKTTTTANLALAMAESGASVCLIEGDLRRPRLLDYLGMEGGVGLTDVLIERADLRDVLQPFGKHRLAVLGAGAIPPNPSELLGSTAMRETLARLQSSFDYVLIDAPPLLPVTDAAVLSTLVGGAVLVSGSGIVTRDQLDTALDSLATVNGRVLGIVLNRIPRKSAGGYYDYRYEYRPTEPAKGGRKLGKRGGGKNSGKSSGGGSSSRGGGSSRGGSKTAESDGDGASRGRRTAVSSSSAS; via the coding sequence GTGGACCTGCAGAGCTATGCGCGCATTTTGCGAAAGCGCTGGCGAATCATCCCCGCTGTTGCCCTTCTGGTCGTCGCACTTGCCACGCTGCTCACGGTGCTGACTCCGAAGACGTATCAGTCGAACATCCAGTTCTTCGTCTCGACGTCGGACTCATCGGACTCGGCTCAGCTCGCGCAGGGCAGCACCTTCACCCAGCAGCGCGTGAAGTCCTACACCGAGCTGCTCAAGACGCCCAAGGTGCTCGGCCCGGTGGTCCAGCAGCTGAAGCTGCCGCTGACCCCGACCCAGCTCGCGGCTCACGTGAGCACCAACATCCCGGTCGACACGGTCCTCATCGACGTCTCGATCACCGATCGCAGCGCGGCCCGGGCGAAGGCCATCGCGAAGTCGGTCAGCGAGCAGTTCCCCAAGACGGTGCAGGACCTCGAGCGGGTCAAGGCTGACAGCCCGAGCCCGGTGAAGGTCACGGTCGTCAAGGACCCGCAGGCCTCGCCCGGAGCGGTCAGCCCCCGCCCGGTCCGCAACATCGCCCTGGCCCTGATGCTCGGCCTCCTGCTGGGCGTTGCGGTCGCGATCCTGCGACACATCCTCGACAGCCGGGTCCGCACCAAGGAAGACATCGAGGAGCTGACCGACGTCACCGTGATCGGTGGCATCCCGTACGACTCCGAGGCCAGCTCCCAGCCGCTGATCGTGCAGGCCGACCCGCAGTCCGGCCGCGCTGAGGCGTTCCGCTCGCTGCGTACCAACCTGCAGTTCGTCGATGTGGCCAACCACCCGCGCACGATCGTGGTCACCTCTTCGCTGGCCGGCGAGGGCAAGACCACCACCACGGCCAACCTCGCTCTGGCGATGGCCGAGTCCGGCGCGAGCGTGTGCCTCATCGAGGGCGACCTGCGCCGGCCACGGCTGCTGGACTACCTCGGCATGGAGGGCGGCGTCGGCCTGACCGACGTGCTCATCGAGCGCGCGGACCTGCGTGACGTGCTGCAGCCGTTCGGCAAGCACCGGCTCGCCGTGCTCGGCGCCGGTGCCATCCCGCCCAACCCGAGCGAGCTGCTCGGCTCGACAGCCATGCGCGAGACGCTGGCCCGTCTGCAGAGCAGCTTCGACTACGTCCTGATCGACGCTCCCCCGCTGCTGCCGGTGACCGATGCCGCCGTGCTCAGCACGCTCGTGGGTGGAGCCGTTCTGGTCAGTGGCTCCGGCATCGTGACCCGCGACCAGCTGGACACCGCTCTCGACTCGCTGGCGACCGTCAACGGCCGAGTCCTGGGGATCGTGCTCAACCGCATTCCCCGCAAGTCCGCCGGCGGCTACTACGACTACCGCTACGAGTACCGCCCGACCGAGCCGGCCAAGGGCGGCCGCAAGCTCGGCAAGCGCGGTGGCGGCAAGAACAGTGGCAAGAGCAGTGGTGGTGGCAGCAGCAGCCGTGGCGGCGGTAGTAGCCGTGGCGGCAGCAAGACCGCCGAGAGCGACGGTGACGGCGCGAGCCGTGGCCGACGTACGGCCGTCAGCAGCAGCTCCGCCTCCTAA
- a CDS encoding exodeoxyribonuclease III: MRLITANVNGIRATVRRGGLDWLADQAPDVVTLQEVRATPEQLESALAPTAFVDWQVVHASGPAAGRAGVAVLSRHPVVRRSLDLADHPDLGRWVEADIATPGGAVITVISTYVFTGEAGTERQVEKLAYLDTISRRLATLRDGHAVLTGDLNICHTQRDLKNWKGNRGKSGFLPEEQSRLSEWFDDGWVDVGRAYAGDVDGPYTWWSWRGQAFDNDTGWRIDYQIASPSLATQVKHAEVGRAASYAERWSDHAAVIVDYAVD, from the coding sequence ATGCGTCTGATCACTGCCAACGTCAATGGCATCCGTGCGACGGTCCGTCGAGGTGGCCTCGACTGGCTCGCTGACCAGGCACCCGATGTCGTGACGCTCCAGGAAGTCCGAGCCACCCCTGAGCAGCTCGAGTCCGCTTTGGCACCAACCGCATTCGTGGACTGGCAGGTCGTCCATGCCTCAGGCCCGGCAGCCGGGAGAGCGGGCGTCGCGGTGCTCAGCCGACACCCGGTCGTACGCCGCTCGCTCGACCTGGCGGACCACCCCGACCTCGGCCGCTGGGTCGAGGCCGACATCGCGACTCCTGGCGGCGCGGTCATCACGGTCATCTCGACTTACGTCTTCACCGGTGAGGCGGGCACGGAGCGGCAGGTCGAGAAGCTCGCCTACCTGGACACCATCAGCCGCCGCCTAGCGACATTGCGCGACGGACATGCCGTCCTCACCGGCGACCTGAACATCTGCCACACCCAGCGCGACCTGAAGAACTGGAAGGGCAATCGCGGCAAGTCCGGATTCCTCCCGGAAGAGCAGAGCCGCCTGAGCGAATGGTTCGACGACGGCTGGGTCGACGTGGGGCGGGCGTACGCCGGTGACGTGGACGGTCCGTACACCTGGTGGTCCTGGCGCGGGCAGGCGTTCGACAACGACACGGGCTGGCGGATCGACTACCAGATCGCCAGCCCCTCGCTCGCGACCCAGGTGAAGCACGCGGAGGTCGGACGCGCGGCCTCGTACGCCGAGCGCTGGAGTGATCACGCCGCGGTCATCGTCGACTACGCGGTGGACTGA
- a CDS encoding HAD-IIA family hydrolase: MDGVLVHEEQAIPGAADFLRHLQDSGRRFLVLTNNSIYTPRDLRARLHASGIDIPEQAIWTSALATAQFLQDQREGGSAYVVGEAGLTTALHDVGYVMTERSPDYVVLGETRTYSFEAITRAIRLIEDGSRFIATNPDATGPSPHGPMPATGSIAALITKATGVEPYYVGKPNPLMMRSALNRIDAHSETTVMIGDRMDTDIVSGLEAGLRTILVMTGSTRAHQVDRHPFVPTRVVESIADVVPLIDEFAP; this comes from the coding sequence ATGGACGGCGTCCTCGTGCACGAGGAGCAGGCCATCCCGGGTGCGGCCGACTTCCTGCGCCACCTGCAGGACTCGGGTCGGCGCTTCCTGGTGCTGACCAACAACTCGATCTACACCCCGCGCGATCTGCGGGCGCGGCTGCACGCGTCCGGTATCGACATCCCCGAGCAGGCCATCTGGACCTCGGCGCTGGCCACCGCGCAGTTCCTGCAGGACCAGCGTGAGGGCGGTTCGGCGTACGTCGTCGGCGAGGCCGGTCTCACGACCGCTCTGCACGACGTCGGCTACGTCATGACCGAGCGCAGCCCTGACTACGTCGTGCTCGGTGAGACCCGGACCTACTCCTTCGAGGCGATCACCCGGGCGATCAGGCTGATCGAGGACGGCTCCCGGTTCATCGCGACCAACCCTGATGCGACCGGCCCGAGTCCGCACGGTCCGATGCCGGCGACCGGCTCCATCGCGGCACTGATCACCAAGGCCACCGGCGTCGAGCCCTACTACGTCGGCAAGCCCAACCCGCTGATGATGCGCAGTGCGCTCAACCGGATCGACGCCCACTCCGAGACCACCGTGATGATCGGTGACCGGATGGACACCGACATCGTGAGCGGCCTCGAGGCCGGGCTGCGCACCATCCTCGTGATGACCGGCTCGACCCGCGCCCACCAGGTCGACCGGCACCCGTTCGTCCCCACGCGGGTGGTCGAGTCGATCGCCGACGTCGTCCCCCTGATCGACGAGTTCGCCCCCTGA
- a CDS encoding S9 family peptidase yields the protein MSQTTSSPARPDQQPESPFSAMLKDLFHDRTSVSAPAVSPDGKRIAFVVSTIDLDENTTRSRVWLSGPDGDPAPVTAGPNDAQPAWSPDGRLLAFTSKRGEKDKEATLHVMPLAGPGEVRTVATMKEGFAEPQWSPDGRYLAFTSRTRDARYDAKDESWQPPRKIETFFTRLNGEDWVFDRPSHVYVVRADGTGSPRNLTPGPHQHDGVSWLADSSGVVTSGARHDDWDLDLAQDLYVVPLDGEIRALTSQTGGYFHPSVSPDGTRVALLGNDDPMIEPQNARVGVLPLDGGPITWVSTDLDRTFSPFPGARAPIWTDDATLLATAEDHGDVHLYEVAADGSAAPRPLTSGPVAVQGFSAAAGKVAMAQATVEHPAELVTLDGPVTDVTTSWSGWEKFAVPCADGSGEIDAWIMRPANFDDSQTYPVLLNVHGGPFTQYGEGFFDEAQMQAAAGFVVLMSNPRGGSGRDTAWGQSIVGAKHPKVPGTGWGSVDVDDVMAVLDHALATYAFCDRDRVGMLGGSYGGYMATTLATRFSDRFRAICSERAVNNMLTEEFTSDVSGAFQVFLGVSVVEDPDAYAAMSPIHQAKEINTPLLIIHSENDLRCPVNQAEELFVAMRFMGKDVTFYRFPGEDHELTRGGSPVHRKMRAEIVLDYFTERLAVR from the coding sequence GTGAGCCAGACGACATCCAGCCCTGCCCGCCCGGATCAGCAGCCCGAGTCACCGTTCTCGGCGATGCTGAAGGACCTCTTCCACGACCGTACGTCGGTGTCGGCCCCCGCCGTATCCCCGGACGGCAAGCGCATCGCATTCGTGGTCTCGACCATCGACCTCGACGAGAACACCACTCGATCCAGGGTCTGGCTCTCCGGCCCGGACGGTGACCCGGCGCCGGTCACGGCCGGCCCCAACGACGCGCAGCCGGCCTGGTCTCCTGACGGCCGACTGCTCGCCTTCACGTCCAAGCGGGGCGAGAAGGACAAGGAGGCGACGCTGCACGTGATGCCGCTCGCCGGGCCCGGCGAGGTGCGTACGGTCGCGACGATGAAGGAGGGCTTCGCCGAGCCGCAGTGGTCCCCGGACGGCCGCTACCTCGCCTTCACCAGCAGGACCCGCGACGCGCGCTACGACGCCAAGGACGAGAGCTGGCAGCCGCCGCGCAAGATCGAGACGTTCTTCACCCGGCTCAACGGTGAGGACTGGGTCTTCGACCGCCCGTCCCACGTCTACGTCGTCCGCGCCGACGGCACCGGTAGCCCGCGCAACCTCACGCCGGGTCCGCACCAGCATGACGGGGTCTCGTGGCTCGCTGACTCCAGCGGCGTCGTCACCAGCGGGGCGCGGCACGACGACTGGGACCTCGACCTCGCGCAGGACCTCTACGTCGTACCGCTCGACGGTGAGATCCGCGCGCTGACCTCGCAGACCGGCGGCTACTTCCACCCGTCCGTGTCGCCGGACGGCACTCGCGTCGCGCTGCTCGGCAACGACGACCCGATGATCGAGCCGCAGAACGCCAGGGTCGGCGTGCTCCCTCTCGACGGCGGACCGATCACGTGGGTGTCGACCGACCTCGACCGCACCTTCAGCCCGTTCCCCGGGGCCCGCGCACCGATCTGGACCGACGATGCCACGTTGCTCGCAACGGCCGAGGACCACGGCGACGTCCATCTGTACGAGGTCGCGGCCGACGGCTCCGCGGCGCCACGTCCGTTGACCTCGGGTCCCGTTGCAGTGCAAGGCTTTTCGGCTGCGGCCGGCAAGGTCGCGATGGCGCAGGCGACCGTCGAGCACCCGGCCGAGCTGGTCACGCTCGACGGTCCGGTGACTGACGTGACGACTTCGTGGTCGGGCTGGGAGAAGTTCGCGGTGCCGTGCGCCGACGGCTCCGGTGAGATCGACGCGTGGATCATGCGACCGGCGAATTTCGATGATTCCCAGACCTATCCGGTCCTGCTCAACGTGCACGGCGGGCCGTTCACGCAGTACGGCGAGGGGTTCTTCGACGAGGCGCAGATGCAGGCGGCAGCCGGCTTCGTCGTACTGATGAGCAACCCGAGGGGCGGCAGCGGCCGCGACACCGCGTGGGGACAGTCGATCGTCGGTGCCAAGCACCCCAAGGTGCCCGGCACGGGCTGGGGATCGGTCGACGTCGACGACGTGATGGCGGTCCTCGATCACGCGCTCGCGACCTATGCGTTCTGTGATCGAGACCGGGTCGGCATGCTCGGCGGGAGCTATGGCGGCTACATGGCCACGACGCTGGCCACGCGTTTCAGCGATCGCTTCCGGGCGATCTGCTCCGAGCGCGCGGTCAACAACATGCTGACCGAGGAGTTCACCTCGGACGTCAGCGGCGCGTTCCAGGTCTTCCTCGGCGTCAGCGTGGTCGAGGACCCGGATGCGTATGCCGCGATGTCGCCGATCCATCAGGCGAAGGAGATCAACACGCCACTGCTGATCATCCACTCGGAGAACGACCTGCGCTGCCCGGTCAACCAGGCCGAGGAGCTGTTCGTCGCGATGCGGTTCATGGGCAAGGACGTGACGTTCTACCGGTTCCCGGGTGAGGACCACGAGCTGACCCGCGGCGGGTCTCCAGTCCACCGCAAGATGCGCGCCGAGATCGTGCTCGACTACTTCACCGAACGTCTGGCGGTCCGATGA
- a CDS encoding SecDF P1 head subdomain-containing protein, producing MTRFAWVGATVATVLFAAGCSDSSSPTLSAPKDPLQVRVVVLRKAAKSGSPVERFSEPVTSPSAQAATLAALRWAPSPAEERAFTEFRCTTAGAAPAAKPLMACDALGVAYLLSPAAIDGHVTSAASKPDQSGKWAVDVTFDKDGGTSLSSLSESLSKTADGSAGKRRPMAFQRARMVAMAGEVLQPIAGGKVQLASFSRDRADQLARDIMPT from the coding sequence ATGACGCGCTTCGCCTGGGTGGGCGCAACCGTCGCTACGGTTCTGTTTGCTGCTGGGTGCTCGGACTCCTCGTCGCCGACCCTGTCGGCGCCGAAGGATCCGTTGCAGGTCCGGGTCGTCGTGCTGCGCAAGGCGGCCAAGTCGGGCTCACCGGTCGAGCGCTTCAGCGAACCGGTCACGTCCCCGAGTGCCCAGGCGGCCACGCTCGCGGCGCTGCGCTGGGCACCCAGCCCCGCGGAGGAGCGGGCGTTCACCGAGTTCCGCTGTACGACGGCCGGTGCGGCCCCAGCAGCGAAGCCGCTGATGGCGTGCGACGCGCTCGGTGTGGCCTACCTCCTCAGTCCGGCCGCGATCGATGGTCACGTGACCTCGGCAGCGTCCAAGCCGGATCAGTCCGGCAAGTGGGCGGTCGATGTCACCTTCGACAAGGACGGCGGGACGTCCCTGTCCTCGCTGTCCGAGTCACTGTCGAAGACCGCCGACGGCTCCGCCGGCAAGCGGCGTCCGATGGCCTTTCAGCGCGCTCGCATGGTCGCGATGGCCGGCGAGGTCCTGCAGCCGATCGCGGGCGGCAAGGTCCAGCTGGCGTCCTTCTCCCGAGATCGAGCGGACCAGCTCGCCCGCGACATCATGCCGACCTGA
- a CDS encoding DeoR/GlpR family DNA-binding transcription regulator yields the protein MLARQRQELILREVEDNGGVRVSELVATLGVSDMTVRRDIETLASKKLVMKVHGGATAVGDRHPDEPGFSVKSEMNPVQKSEIARTAASLIGPGSTIAVSAGTTAYAVAVELRPIKRLTVVTNSPRVAELLYDPLRDDQLVVLTGGVRTPSDALAGPVANAMLAGMHVETLILGVHGIDIQAGLTTPNLQEAQTNRALIKCAQSIVVVADHTKWGVVGLQTIANLEQVDTLVTDAELDHDARRAIADNGVHLIVAPRSDHDDVAE from the coding sequence ATGCTGGCACGGCAGCGGCAGGAGCTGATCCTGCGCGAGGTGGAGGACAACGGCGGCGTCCGCGTCTCCGAGCTGGTTGCCACGCTCGGCGTCTCCGACATGACCGTGCGCCGCGACATCGAGACACTTGCCAGCAAGAAGCTCGTCATGAAGGTGCACGGCGGCGCCACCGCCGTCGGCGACCGCCACCCCGACGAGCCGGGCTTCTCGGTGAAGTCGGAGATGAACCCGGTCCAGAAGTCCGAGATCGCCCGCACCGCTGCCTCCCTGATCGGGCCCGGCAGCACCATCGCCGTCTCTGCCGGGACCACCGCGTACGCCGTCGCCGTAGAGCTGCGACCGATCAAACGCCTCACCGTGGTCACCAACTCACCTCGCGTCGCCGAGCTGCTCTACGACCCGTTGCGCGACGACCAGCTGGTTGTCCTGACCGGCGGGGTGCGTACGCCGTCTGACGCCCTGGCGGGCCCCGTCGCCAACGCAATGCTCGCCGGTATGCACGTCGAGACGCTCATCCTCGGTGTCCATGGCATCGACATCCAGGCAGGCCTGACGACGCCGAATCTCCAGGAAGCACAGACCAATCGGGCGCTCATCAAGTGCGCGCAGAGCATCGTGGTGGTGGCCGACCACACCAAGTGGGGCGTCGTCGGGCTGCAGACGATCGCGAACCTGGAGCAGGTCGACACCCTCGTCACCGACGCCGAGCTGGACCACGACGCCCGGCGAGCCATCGCCGACAACGGGGTCCACCTGATCGTCGCGCCCCGCAGCGACCACGACGACGTCGCCGAGTAG